The Gossypium hirsutum isolate 1008001.06 chromosome A03, Gossypium_hirsutum_v2.1, whole genome shotgun sequence genome contains the following window.
ATTTAAGCAGAAATAGCCAGGTTGCTGACATAATGGAAAATAAGTCCCCCGAAGATGtgtaattataagttaaaaaactGTCAACAACTGGGATTACACTTATGTTTATACGCCAAGTTGATCTGATTTGAACAAAATCAACTATTTGTTACAGAGAATAGGCACCCAAGCCCATGAGAATTTTAGATGAGAGAGAAACAGTGGGCATTAAACataagatcaattaaaaataacatgACAAACATATATGTCAAGTgtcaacataaaaaaaaagaaaacagaaggAACACAATTTAAGTAGTTCTGCCTTTCCAATATAATAACTTCGAACCTATTATCAACAAAAAATAAGGGTTGCAACAATAACAGTTTCAGTGCACAAGCAAGGAAACACAAACAACATTTTTTATAGTTCAGAAATAGACAGTAGACACATGAGGAATTTGATTTTCATAGAGCTAAAGATAATTGTTCCTATAGAATTTACAGTATTAACCACAGGGCATTAGCATTCACAAGCAAGCACAAAACTTAAAGTTTAAACATCTCAATCTGTGTAACTACATGCACTCACTGATGGAAAGTCCCTCTACCGCAGAGAGAACAAACTTTTTTAAGTCAGCAGGAAAAACATTACAAAGgtatttcctaaaataaactaaaatccaGCAAACACTTGAaacatatttattaacatctagcTTTGCTATCAACTATCACTTTCCATTCACATGCTCTCTAAAAAGTCTAAAATCATGTCTAGAAACTTGCATAAATTTTGAAGGCATAAAAGAAACTCAGAAAAGCATATGAAGCAAGAACACAAAATCCAAATTCAAAAGCAAATTAAACAATCATCCCAATGAGCATAGTAAAATCAACAACTAAAAGTGATGGAGAGATCAAATTACGGCTCAAAagtgagaaaaaaaaactattaccGCCATAAGAACCAGAAAACCCCCGGAGGTCAGCATCTCCATGTGCGAAGGAGCAACTCTGGCGCGAACAGTGTCCCCTCTGATACAATACGCACAGCTTCGTTTTGAAAAGCTTCCTTTCCACCATTTTGAATTTGCACCAGATAACCAATGAACAAAAAGCATAAACAGAAGTTCCAATATATTTGAAAAACcgtgaatcttttcaaaaaaaGGGGGGCGAAAATGCAAAACGGTgtgataaataaacaagaacgTCGTGAATCCTTAATCCTGCATATGAAATAAACAATTGTTAGTTGAATTAAATGGCGTTGCAAAAAAAATCTGGAATTAATTCAGTAACAATAGAAACAAACACCGATACTACTACTATTTCTACAACtaacaaaatgaagaaaaaaaatattcttaCTGTCGTTTCTAGGGCTTTAACATGTAATTGAGAGGCCAAAAATACGATCGATGTGTGGCCGATAGCGAAGCTGTGAGTGAAGAAGAAGATTGAACCCTAGCACGGAGAGAGAGAAGAAAGACCGTGGAGTTGGATGAGTTTTTCGTGGGTAAAACCACAAAGGCTGAATCCAATCATTTATCGGCTAAAGGCCCATTTTCTCGAAACTACAAAAGGATTAGAATGGTTCCAGTTCTAGATATGCTACTGCAAAACTGCCGGCCCATGAAATGAATAGCCTCACGAGCtaattggaaaattattaaaagtttgaGAGCCACACCAGTAAATATATTTTTAGGTCCCTCTATTAAGCAAATTGATTTCTTTCCTAAAAAAATCAGAGTGATTTAATCcagcttaattttaaaaatgaacaaatttaacaatcaaaatttataaattctatcaatttagtcatgatttgataattttagaaagctaaatttataattatttcaattaaaattatgtaatatTGAAAAAAGTGAAACATTAATGTTGTGATTAATTTTTCTAAATGGCCACttttgaaattgatatgaattattgctctaatttttctaatttttctaagGAACCAATATACTCAATATGAAAATTGAGAAGGTGGTTCTACCTATCCCTAGAAACCTGAAATCTACAGTTTTGGTTTTTTTCTCCGGTTAAATTGttctattagtccctatactttgcaaaagttatggatttaattcttatactttaatttggtcattttttaattttttttactttcaatttttaaattctaGTTATCACCAAACAATAACTGTTAGATTAATTAAGTTAAGTTCTGCTATTTCTAAAATCTGATGcaacaaatatattaatatatgtgtaATTCCATATCAATttgttatttccacatattactcaTTGACTTCTCAGCCGAAGCAGTTCTCAGTCAGCCAAAACTCAAATACGTGCATATTTATTAATACTGATGGTGTTGTTAACTCTGCGTCTGGTTTCTCTACTGCAAGTGATGTGATACGTAACAGCAAATAAGAGTGGATCCTATGCTATAATCGCTTTTTGGGGAAATGCTTGGTGGCCAATGCTGAATTGGATGGATTAATTATACTTCAGAAACAATATTATGATGAGGTCATTATTCAATCAGACAATATTGAGAATGTGATTTCTATTAGTGATAGTAAGTCAACTGGTCCAAAAAATTCTTTGATAAGAAGGATTTAATAAATTCTAGCCTTTAAAGAGAATTGGTCCTGGATTTATGTTTCTAGAGAGACTAATTGAGTAGCTGATGCTTTGGCAAAAATGGCTCTGTCAAGTAATGAATCCTTCAACATATTTGAGAGTTGGCAAAAATGGCTCTGTCAAGTAATGAATCCTTCAACATATTTGAGAGTCCCCCTTTAGAGATTGAAGTGGTCTTGAAGGATGATAATTCCTTTGATAAATTGTCTATGATCGACTTTATGTATATTTCTTtgtttactttatcaaaattttttttcaaaattcgaaGAGTGAAGGGATTAAGATTAACCAATTTGAAATGTATAGGGATTGAATTGATCAAATTGAGGTACATGGACTAAATCACAACTTTCATAAAGGACATtgattaataacaaaatttaacctttttctCTCTTTCAAAAAATCGGTTATTCTAGGAAAAAGAAAGCATTTGAAGGAAAACTCACGATCCATATACTGGTACTCTGCTGAAATCAGATCGCCGAGTTCATCCCATTTCTACTAATCTTACAATCCTTTAAATGTTCTTCAAGCGTAGTAAGAAACCCTTAATCAACTCTTCTTCCACTTCCAATCCTTTGCTTTTTTACTTGAACAAAATGCTTAAATTTATCAAGTTAAGTCCCTCTCGGATCAAAGATCTTCTTTTGATAGTTTCCCTTTCCATTTCCCTTTTCCTCGTATTCCTCCACCCCCAAACCCCTCTCCCACTCGCCGTAACAGCCCCATCCCGTTCCCCCACGCGCCGCCACCACCTCCTGTTCTCCATTGCTTCCTCAGCCGGCTCTTTCCCCCGCCGGAGCTCTTACATTCGCCTTTGGTACACTCCACGCGACACCCGCGCCATTGCTTTCCTCGATCAGCGTTTATCTTCTTCAGTCGGCCCTAATCTCCCTCCTATTGTCGTGTCTGGCGATACTAGGTCGTTTCCTTACACCTTCAAGAGCGGTCTCCGTTCAGCCATACGCGTGGCACGTGTGGTCAAAGAAGCGGTTGACCTTAACGAAAAGGGGATCAGGTGGTTCGTGTTCGGGGACGATGACACCGTTTTCGTGGTCGACAATTTGGTCAAAGTGCTGTCGAAGTACGATCACGACAAGTGGTACTACGTCGGGAGCAATTCGGAGAGTTATGAGCAAAATTTGAAGTACTCTTTCGACATGGCGTTTGGTGGGGGAGGGTTCGCTATCAGTTACTCACTGGGGAAGGTTTTAGCTAGGGTCTTGGACTCTTGCTTGATGAGGTACGCTCACTTGTACGGAAGCGATTCTAGGATTTGGTCTTGTTTGGTTGAGCTTGGCGTAGGTTTGACTCATGAACCTGGCTTCCA
Protein-coding sequences here:
- the LOC107886832 gene encoding uncharacterized protein, coding for MFFKRSKKPLINSSSTSNPLLFYLNKMLKFIKLSPSRIKDLLLIVSLSISLFLVFLHPQTPLPLAVTAPSRSPTRRHHLLFSIASSAGSFPRRSSYIRLWYTPRDTRAIAFLDQRLSSSVGPNLPPIVVSGDTRSFPYTFKSGLRSAIRVARVVKEAVDLNEKGIRWFVFGDDDTVFVVDNLVKVLSKYDHDKWYYVGSNSESYEQNLKYSFDMAFGGGGFAISYSLGKVLARVLDSCLMRYAHLYGSDSRIWSCLVELGVGLTHEPGFHQVDVRGSIFGMLTAHPLSPLVSLHHLDAMDPIFPNMDRTRALEHLFKAVKLDSSRILQQTVCYDHFNSLTVSVAWGYAVQIYEGNQLLPDLLSVQKTFSPWKRGARVEDHFMFNTREYPRNSCQRPLVFFLKSVASNKNVVWSNYTRHSDGKCLRPDAIKNLKEVKVVSPELDIEQMMAPRRQCCEISSSYNESMIINIKNCGVDELISMDV